The following are encoded together in the Acidicapsa ligni genome:
- a CDS encoding EamA family transporter, translating to MKPWIVYSMMTLLFWGLWGVFSKLASAYTRPRQTLLFQAVGVLAFAFVVLVLERFEIDRSAAGFGWSFAGGFVNFIGFLAFFAAVQKGKVSTVISLSSLYPVVTIVLSVLFLHEKITRREGLGIALALTAGWLLAG from the coding sequence ATGAAGCCATGGATCGTTTATTCGATGATGACGCTGCTGTTCTGGGGCCTTTGGGGAGTATTCAGCAAGCTGGCATCGGCGTACACAAGACCGCGTCAGACGCTTCTGTTTCAAGCTGTCGGCGTGCTGGCATTCGCGTTCGTCGTGCTTGTGCTGGAGCGCTTCGAGATTGATCGTTCGGCTGCTGGATTCGGTTGGTCCTTTGCTGGCGGCTTTGTCAATTTCATCGGCTTTCTGGCCTTCTTTGCTGCGGTGCAAAAGGGCAAAGTCTCGACTGTCATCTCTCTCTCTTCGTTGTACCCCGTGGTGACAATCGTATTAAGCGTTTTGTTTCTGCACGAGAAAATAACTCGACGTGAAGGGCTTGGAATCGCGCTTGCACTCACGGCTGGCTGGCTCCTCGCAGGGTGA
- a CDS encoding NAD(P)/FAD-dependent oxidoreductase: MTKRYEDYSFWLEDAGEKLIPRPALQRSEEVDVAILGGGYTGLWTAYYLLRMQPGLKVAVVEREIAGYGASGRNGGWCSPRFPVTAGAMTKRFGAEAARSVLAALQASVDEIRSVCEFEGMDACFRSSGTLTLARGAHQMPALRSSYAAYDRLGLAGRYQFLTPDEVKERIRVTDVHGGLYTPDGASIHPGRLVRGLARAVEAHGGVIYEQTAVTDFSGGDRPRFLTEAGELRANKAIVLAGEAYLTRMKKMHRALLPAYSLICLTEPLTAAQWSEIGWNEGENLASMRNTVVYLTKTPDGRILFGSRGAPYAFGSTISDEQDKHLETFALIQRSLIEWFPSLDAIRFTHGWGGPVGMPRDWTPAVRFNPATRIGFAGGYTGQGVSTTNLAGQILAGMITGKTTGFEALPFVQRTSPDWMYEPLRWLAVRYMQDAFLRIDEANEACRQPPWDAFLAEYLGRH, encoded by the coding sequence GTGACAAAACGATACGAGGACTACAGCTTCTGGCTGGAAGATGCTGGTGAAAAGCTGATTCCCCGCCCCGCCCTGCAACGTTCGGAAGAAGTTGATGTCGCGATACTCGGAGGCGGTTACACGGGCTTGTGGACGGCTTACTACCTGTTGCGCATGCAACCAGGATTGAAGGTCGCCGTAGTCGAGCGTGAGATCGCAGGCTACGGTGCATCCGGAAGAAATGGCGGTTGGTGTTCTCCTCGCTTCCCTGTAACTGCGGGAGCCATGACCAAGCGCTTCGGCGCTGAGGCTGCTCGCTCCGTCCTGGCTGCATTGCAGGCGTCTGTCGATGAAATTCGTAGTGTATGTGAATTCGAGGGGATGGATGCTTGCTTCCGATCGAGTGGAACGCTCACGCTGGCTCGGGGCGCGCATCAGATGCCTGCGCTGCGATCTTCTTATGCTGCCTATGATCGGCTTGGCCTGGCTGGACGCTATCAATTCCTTACTCCGGATGAAGTGAAAGAACGTATCCGTGTGACGGATGTGCATGGCGGCCTATACACACCCGATGGTGCGAGCATCCACCCTGGACGGCTGGTGCGCGGGCTTGCACGTGCTGTCGAAGCGCATGGCGGAGTCATATACGAGCAAACCGCGGTGACTGATTTCTCAGGCGGAGACAGGCCGCGTTTTCTCACGGAAGCGGGTGAGTTGCGTGCCAATAAAGCTATTGTGCTGGCTGGCGAAGCTTATCTCACTCGGATGAAAAAGATGCATCGCGCTTTGTTGCCGGCGTACTCGCTCATCTGCCTTACTGAACCTCTGACGGCTGCGCAGTGGTCGGAGATTGGCTGGAACGAGGGTGAAAATCTTGCATCCATGCGCAATACAGTCGTCTATCTTACCAAGACTCCGGATGGACGTATTCTCTTCGGAAGCCGAGGAGCGCCGTACGCATTCGGTTCGACCATCAGTGATGAACAGGACAAGCATCTAGAGACATTTGCGCTCATTCAACGCTCCCTGATTGAGTGGTTTCCATCGCTCGACGCAATACGATTCACGCATGGATGGGGTGGGCCTGTGGGCATGCCTCGTGACTGGACTCCAGCGGTGCGTTTTAACCCTGCAACACGCATCGGATTCGCCGGTGGATACACGGGGCAAGGCGTGTCAACAACCAACCTGGCGGGGCAGATTTTAGCAGGCATGATCACCGGGAAAACAACTGGCTTTGAGGCATTGCCCTTCGTGCAACGTACCTCCCCGGACTGGATGTATGAACCGCTGCGCTGGTTGGCTGTGCGTTATATGCAGGATGCTTTTCTCCGCATAGACGAGGCCAACGAAGCATGCAGGCAGCCTCCCTGGGACGCATTTTTGGCGGAATATCTGGGCAGGCACTAG
- a CDS encoding aldehyde dehydrogenase family protein, producing MRSAQGVYQLYIDGKWVNSISGDTFAVYDPATEEVMAQVAEASAADIDLAVQAARRAFDAGPWAKSTPFSRAHILFKLASKVREQLASLAEVEAINTGKPIVEAEGDIDAVAEVFEYYGGLATKIPGQVNPVSSDALSLSLREPIGVAGLIVPWNYPLLMAAWKLAPALAAGCTCVLKPAEQTPLTTMMLAQWFEEAGLPAGVVNIVNGFGESCGVPIVEHPSVDKIAFTGSTEVGKSIVKRAADTLKRVTLELGGKSPNIFFADADWEASIDGALFGVFINQGEVCSAGSRILVEKKIYSKFVEAMAEKAKTIRIGAPLDRATKLGPVISRDQYERVNSYIAIGRGEAKLASGGGRPKGFDKGYYIEPTIFYDVDNTARIAREEIFGPVATVIPFDSEADAIQIANDTPYGLAAAVWSRDIYKAFRVVKSLRAGIVWVNHMQPTCVEAPWGGYKQSGIGRELGPWGIEEYLETKQVHINLSEKPIGWY from the coding sequence ATGCGATCAGCGCAAGGCGTGTATCAGCTTTATATCGACGGCAAATGGGTTAACAGCATTTCAGGCGATACGTTTGCGGTCTACGACCCGGCCACGGAAGAGGTTATGGCGCAAGTTGCGGAGGCTTCTGCCGCTGACATTGATCTAGCGGTTCAAGCTGCGCGTCGAGCTTTTGATGCTGGCCCCTGGGCGAAGTCGACGCCATTCAGTCGCGCTCACATTCTCTTTAAGCTGGCGTCCAAAGTCCGCGAGCAACTTGCATCTCTGGCCGAAGTAGAGGCTATCAATACAGGCAAGCCTATCGTTGAGGCCGAGGGCGATATCGATGCCGTGGCAGAGGTATTTGAATACTATGGCGGGCTTGCCACGAAGATTCCGGGGCAGGTGAATCCAGTATCTTCGGATGCGTTGAGCCTATCTTTGCGTGAGCCTATCGGTGTTGCCGGTCTCATCGTTCCGTGGAACTATCCTCTGCTGATGGCCGCATGGAAGCTCGCCCCCGCGCTGGCCGCAGGATGTACGTGTGTATTGAAGCCTGCGGAACAAACCCCTCTGACCACGATGATGCTTGCTCAATGGTTCGAGGAAGCGGGCCTTCCAGCGGGTGTAGTAAATATCGTGAACGGCTTTGGCGAGAGCTGTGGCGTACCGATTGTCGAGCATCCTTCGGTTGATAAGATCGCTTTCACTGGAAGCACAGAGGTAGGGAAAAGCATTGTAAAACGCGCTGCTGACACGTTGAAACGTGTCACGCTCGAACTGGGTGGCAAGTCTCCAAATATCTTTTTTGCTGATGCAGATTGGGAAGCATCCATCGATGGCGCGCTCTTTGGCGTCTTCATCAATCAGGGCGAGGTATGTTCTGCGGGCAGCCGTATTCTCGTTGAAAAAAAGATTTATTCGAAGTTCGTAGAGGCGATGGCGGAGAAGGCAAAGACCATTCGCATTGGTGCTCCGCTTGATCGTGCTACCAAGCTTGGCCCCGTTATCAGTAGAGATCAGTATGAGCGTGTGAACTCTTACATCGCGATCGGTCGCGGCGAAGCAAAGTTGGCTTCTGGAGGAGGGCGGCCGAAGGGCTTTGATAAGGGCTACTACATTGAGCCGACGATCTTCTATGACGTCGATAATACGGCTCGCATCGCGAGAGAAGAAATCTTTGGGCCAGTCGCTACGGTGATTCCATTTGACTCAGAAGCGGATGCAATTCAGATCGCGAACGACACTCCATATGGATTGGCAGCGGCTGTATGGTCACGTGATATCTACAAGGCCTTTCGCGTGGTGAAATCTCTGCGAGCGGGTATCGTGTGGGTAAATCATATGCAGCCTACTTGCGTTGAGGCTCCGTGGGGTGGATACAAACAGTCCGGTATAGGTCGCGAGCTTGGGCCGTGGGGCATCGAAGAATATCTTGAGACCAAGCAGGTCCACATCAATCTAAGCGAGAAACCTATCGGCTGGTACTAA
- a CDS encoding sensor histidine kinase — protein sequence MKSYSITRRLITTILLVEFISALCVSGVALLYEQHMHFRSFDVMLRGRADSLLGAVQDAEDTQDNVMLDGSEVSLPKDDIYEVEDASGRVLGKSANWSRIPSSSSGEPLTLDKDVFMKTLVHGDVYRVVRKHGLRIVDPGDKDGGIRRYVTVYYGSRTKRVWKAVLRAVTFYAISSLALLAITGFLMAWLLNRSLSPLRDLAAGAASVSVTSWTFLPSEDARRIEELAPLVNAIETVLQRLERSFEQQKRFVGDAAHELKTNVAVVKSSLQLLEMKPRTAEEYQAGLQRCLTDCERMEGIVAQMLTLARAEQHSPSISHAIYLVPSIKQVIDDLNTIAETRQIQITMHSPEHLWARIETEQFKLLCANILMNALQHSAAGSTAYVDLIRSGDYAQLRIADQGEGIHPDDLPLIFERFSRGDPSRSRKTGGTGLGLAICKAIVDNVHGTIDVTSELRRGTVVLVQLPLAGDQGESASLFLS from the coding sequence GTGAAATCCTACTCCATCACGCGGCGACTTATCACAACGATCCTATTGGTTGAATTCATCTCAGCGCTTTGCGTCAGCGGAGTAGCCTTGCTTTATGAGCAACACATGCACTTTCGTTCCTTTGATGTCATGCTTCGCGGCCGCGCCGACTCCCTGCTAGGAGCGGTGCAAGATGCTGAGGATACACAGGACAATGTCATGCTCGACGGAAGCGAAGTGAGTCTGCCAAAAGATGACATTTATGAGGTAGAGGATGCGAGTGGTCGCGTTCTTGGAAAATCTGCGAACTGGAGCAGAATTCCATCTTCATCATCGGGAGAACCTCTAACCTTAGATAAAGATGTCTTCATGAAAACTCTTGTTCACGGAGACGTTTATCGAGTTGTACGCAAGCATGGTCTTCGCATCGTTGACCCTGGCGATAAGGACGGCGGGATTCGACGATATGTCACTGTCTACTATGGATCACGAACAAAGAGGGTATGGAAAGCGGTTTTGCGAGCAGTCACTTTCTATGCGATCAGTAGCCTTGCCCTGCTTGCGATCACCGGATTTTTGATGGCATGGCTGCTCAATCGCAGCCTATCCCCTCTGCGGGATTTAGCTGCGGGAGCGGCCAGCGTCTCAGTGACTTCGTGGACATTTTTACCATCGGAAGACGCACGCAGAATCGAAGAACTGGCTCCTTTGGTCAATGCAATTGAGACGGTTCTACAGCGTCTCGAACGATCGTTTGAGCAACAGAAACGCTTTGTCGGAGATGCTGCACACGAATTGAAAACGAATGTCGCTGTCGTCAAATCTTCTCTGCAATTACTGGAAATGAAGCCCCGTACTGCCGAAGAGTATCAGGCTGGTCTGCAACGCTGCCTGACCGATTGCGAGCGCATGGAAGGGATCGTTGCACAGATGCTGACTTTAGCGAGAGCTGAGCAGCATAGCCCATCTATAAGTCATGCTATCTATCTCGTGCCATCGATCAAGCAGGTCATCGACGATCTCAACACCATCGCGGAAACACGTCAGATCCAAATCACCATGCACAGCCCTGAACATCTATGGGCTCGCATCGAGACGGAGCAATTCAAACTACTCTGCGCCAACATTCTGATGAATGCTCTTCAACACAGTGCTGCAGGATCCACCGCATATGTAGATCTGATACGCAGTGGCGACTATGCGCAGTTACGAATTGCGGATCAAGGGGAAGGAATTCATCCCGACGATCTTCCTCTAATCTTCGAGCGATTTTCTCGCGGTGATCCTTCCCGTAGCCGCAAGACTGGTGGTACTGGACTCGGCCTGGCAATCTGCAAGGCTATCGTGGACAACGTGCATGGAACCATTGACGTAACAAGCGAATTGAGACGAGGAACGGTGGTTCTGGTGCAACTTCCGTTGGCCGGAGACCAGGGCGAATCCGCCAGCTTGTTCTTGTCTTGA
- a CDS encoding YncE family protein: MNSRSKTDRLCYSILAALILFSLTAAKPVSAQKAFKVLDKWTVGGEGGWDYLVADSAAHRLYITHGTRVEVIDSSTGKSIGAITGLHGTHGVALDDSGNFGYISDGGGNAVVVFDRTSLATVATIPAGTNPDGIVFEPVTKTVWAFNGRSKDATVIDTATRKVIATVPLPGKPEFPVADGTGIVFDNIEDKNAIVRLDAKSPKITATWPLANCDSPSGLAIDLSGRRLFSVCDGKKMAITDANTGKQLAAPSIGDGPDAAGYNPKSKLAFSSNGEGTLTIIDASNSNYRVLQNLTTQARARTMTIDTATGKVYVVTAQTGPAPAATAANPHPRPAVIPGTFTVLVIGHE; the protein is encoded by the coding sequence ATGAACTCTAGGTCAAAAACGGATCGCCTCTGTTACTCGATTCTCGCAGCACTCATCCTGTTTTCTCTCACGGCAGCTAAGCCTGTATCAGCGCAGAAGGCCTTCAAGGTCCTGGATAAGTGGACGGTCGGAGGCGAAGGTGGATGGGATTATCTTGTCGCAGACTCTGCCGCACATCGGCTCTACATAACTCATGGCACGCGTGTTGAAGTGATCGATTCATCCACAGGAAAATCGATCGGAGCGATTACAGGGCTACATGGAACGCATGGCGTAGCGCTCGATGACTCCGGAAACTTTGGCTACATAAGCGATGGCGGCGGCAACGCGGTCGTAGTCTTCGACCGTACAAGTCTTGCAACGGTAGCTACTATTCCTGCAGGCACCAATCCAGATGGAATCGTTTTTGAACCCGTCACCAAAACTGTCTGGGCATTCAATGGACGCAGCAAAGACGCCACCGTAATCGACACCGCGACACGTAAGGTCATCGCAACTGTCCCGCTCCCAGGCAAGCCGGAATTTCCTGTCGCCGATGGAACGGGCATCGTCTTTGACAATATTGAAGACAAGAATGCAATCGTTCGGTTAGATGCAAAGAGCCCAAAGATAACTGCCACATGGCCACTGGCAAATTGCGATTCGCCTTCAGGACTTGCTATCGACTTATCAGGCCGAAGACTTTTTTCGGTATGTGACGGTAAGAAGATGGCAATCACGGATGCAAATACGGGCAAGCAACTTGCAGCTCCTTCCATTGGCGACGGCCCAGACGCTGCGGGCTACAACCCGAAGAGTAAGCTGGCTTTCTCTTCGAATGGAGAGGGTACTCTTACCATTATCGACGCGAGCAACAGTAACTATCGGGTTCTGCAAAATCTAACAACGCAGGCACGTGCGCGGACCATGACCATCGATACGGCCACAGGAAAAGTCTACGTCGTTACTGCACAGACCGGGCCTGCTCCTGCTGCTACTGCTGCAAATCCCCATCCTCGTCCCGCAGTCATTCCAGGAACATTCACAGTCCTTGTGATAGGTCATGAATAA
- a CDS encoding response regulator transcription factor — protein MRILLVEDELRLAENVTSALREGPGFAVDCANDGEMGLQLAMNLCYDLIILDLMLPLMDGLGVLKTIRARKDQTPVLILTAKDDISSTINLLNAGADDYLSKPFDLGELLARVKALIRRGKGVAHPTLRVGDIELHTLEQKVLRGGKLIVLSPMEYHILEYLMHRPQMVTSKQELLEHLYDYNWEHHSNVIEVHISNLRKKLGGVDDLSGIETLRGRGYRLSIRRIDEK, from the coding sequence ATGAGAATTTTGCTGGTCGAAGACGAACTTCGCTTGGCGGAAAATGTGACGTCCGCGCTGCGTGAGGGCCCGGGCTTCGCAGTAGACTGTGCAAACGATGGCGAGATGGGGCTTCAACTCGCGATGAATCTCTGTTACGACCTCATCATTCTGGATCTGATGTTGCCTCTTATGGATGGCCTCGGCGTATTGAAAACTATACGTGCGCGAAAAGATCAGACGCCTGTGCTGATTCTGACTGCAAAAGATGACATCAGCTCTACCATCAACTTGCTCAATGCAGGCGCTGATGACTATCTCAGCAAGCCCTTTGATCTTGGCGAATTGTTGGCTCGGGTCAAAGCTCTTATTCGTCGAGGTAAAGGTGTTGCCCATCCGACTCTTCGCGTGGGCGATATCGAGCTACATACACTGGAGCAGAAGGTGCTTCGCGGCGGTAAGTTGATCGTGCTTTCTCCCATGGAGTATCACATTCTCGAATACCTTATGCATCGGCCACAGATGGTCACTTCAAAGCAGGAGTTACTTGAGCACTTATATGACTACAATTGGGAACATCATTCGAATGTTATTGAAGTGCATATTTCCAATCTTCGCAAAAAGCTAGGCGGAGTTGACGATCTATCCGGCATCGAAACACTGCGTGGACGAGGTTATCGGCTGTCTATAAGAAGGATTGACGAAAAGTGA
- a CDS encoding mechanosensitive ion channel family protein, whose protein sequence is MVKARIILLYSLSLLLCVPAFAQTSSQPAQNSQTPSAVVVGDQTLFSIRTRLGPFSAPERAEAATKRLENLVKDVEINPDTVTADQHETSTDIVSGDLIITTVTESDAQAAGIERSVLANNYIRQIRSGLAQVRAEYTYKSLLLGALYAALTTLALILLLVLLSWLARKLYKRIERWHGTHIRTVRIQSLELISAERLTAIILQCARTARWAITLLLFYFYIPLVFSFFPWTRTFGSTLLSYIFSPVSAGWNSFVAYFPSLLILLVITCFAYFAIRILRFVFKELERGTIAWPGFYPEWAMPTYKILQILTVAFCLVIMFPYLPGSESPAFKGVSIFIGVLLSLGSSSAVANIVAGVILTYTRAFRIGDRVQIAETIGDVVGKTLLATNIRTIKNVHITIPNSLVLGSHIINFSSSTEAHALILHTSVTIGYDAPWRQIHQLLISAATATPGLLQEPRPFVLQTALDDFYVAYEINAYTNDPSHMATIYSDLHQSIQDAFNDAGVEIMSPHYNAVRDGNTIAIPETNRPLDYEAPSFKVSAAVRTRPSDSSTHE, encoded by the coding sequence ATGGTCAAAGCTCGCATCATCTTACTGTATTCGCTCTCGCTATTACTCTGCGTTCCTGCGTTCGCGCAGACATCATCGCAGCCTGCGCAAAATTCACAGACACCTTCCGCTGTCGTAGTCGGGGACCAGACGCTTTTCTCAATTCGCACGAGGCTTGGCCCATTCTCTGCACCGGAACGCGCTGAGGCTGCTACAAAACGGCTTGAGAATCTCGTCAAAGATGTCGAGATTAATCCAGATACCGTTACTGCGGATCAACATGAGACGAGTACAGATATCGTCTCTGGAGATCTCATCATAACCACGGTGACCGAGAGCGATGCACAGGCCGCTGGTATCGAGCGATCAGTATTAGCGAACAATTACATCCGCCAGATTCGTTCAGGGCTTGCACAGGTACGCGCGGAATATACATATAAAAGCCTGTTACTCGGTGCGTTATATGCAGCGCTTACTACTCTCGCCCTGATACTGCTGCTGGTGCTGTTAAGCTGGCTTGCTCGCAAGCTCTACAAGCGTATCGAGCGGTGGCATGGAACTCATATTCGCACGGTGCGCATTCAGTCGCTGGAGTTGATCTCGGCAGAGAGGCTTACTGCGATCATCCTGCAATGTGCGCGAACGGCAAGATGGGCAATTACTCTGCTGCTGTTTTATTTTTATATACCGTTGGTTTTTAGTTTTTTCCCGTGGACGCGGACCTTTGGCAGCACGCTCTTGAGCTACATCTTTAGCCCTGTCTCTGCTGGATGGAATTCCTTTGTAGCTTATTTTCCAAGCCTGCTTATCTTGCTGGTCATAACCTGCTTTGCTTATTTTGCAATCCGTATTCTGCGATTCGTATTCAAAGAACTTGAACGAGGAACGATTGCATGGCCGGGTTTTTATCCCGAGTGGGCTATGCCTACATACAAGATTCTCCAGATACTTACTGTTGCCTTCTGCCTTGTAATCATGTTTCCTTATCTGCCTGGATCGGAATCGCCAGCATTTAAAGGGGTTTCAATCTTCATTGGCGTTCTGCTTTCTTTAGGATCAAGTTCGGCTGTTGCAAATATAGTTGCTGGCGTGATTCTCACTTATACAAGAGCTTTTCGTATTGGAGATCGCGTTCAAATTGCTGAGACAATCGGTGACGTTGTAGGCAAGACACTGCTGGCAACGAATATTCGAACCATCAAGAATGTTCACATTACAATTCCCAACTCGCTCGTGCTTGGCAGTCACATCATCAATTTCAGTTCGTCCACCGAAGCACACGCGCTGATTCTGCATACCAGCGTGACTATTGGATATGACGCGCCGTGGCGCCAGATTCATCAGCTCTTGATCAGCGCTGCGACAGCTACTCCGGGCCTTCTTCAAGAGCCAAGACCCTTTGTCTTACAGACTGCTCTCGACGATTTCTATGTGGCTTATGAGATCAACGCTTATACGAACGATCCGAGTCACATGGCGACAATATACAGTGACTTACATCAGAGTATCCAGGATGCTTTCAACGATGCTGGAGTCGAGATTATGTCGCCGCATTACAACGCAGTGCGCGATGGAAACACGATTGCAATTCCTGAAACTAACCGGCCTCTCGATTACGAAGCACCCTCTTTCAAGGTATCCGCCGCTGTAAGAACCAGGCCCTCCGATTCATCCACTCACGAGTAG